GGCACCCCTTGTGGGTACCCACAAACTGTCAGATTAAGCGTCCCCGAACTTTTTCTGGAATAGAGAGACTGTATCGTGGTCGGGATGGTTCGGCAGTTCAGCGGGGGCTTCCCATTCTTCGGCAACATCTGCGTTTTCCAAGACCGATTTCCAACCTGCGAGGAAGACGTTCGTCTTGTGTAAAATCTCATCAAACGTCTGTGGCATTTCGTTGTGGAGTGCCATGTTCTGGAACGCCCAAATCGTCGGCAACCAGATCTCCGTCTTGTCGAACGGATAACCCGTGCCGGTGTGGATTCTGAAATTCTCGCCACCGTAGGCTTCCTGTGTGTGAATTTGCACCGTTCCCCATGAACCGCTCACTTGATGGAGTGTTCCGTAGAATTGACGACCCTCGCTATCGACATGCTCAAAGGTGAGGACACCCGGCGGACTGTGCCAACTATCCGCTTGATACGCGACGGACATAACTGGATTCCCCGCCTCCGCAACCGCCTTACAGACCATATAGAGACCATGGATGCCGTGGGTCGGATAGTCGTCGAACGAATTGGTCGCCGTGTAGCAGACGATCTGTTTATCGCTTGCCCACGCTTTGGCGCGTGAGATGGCATCGTTGTGCTCGTGACTCGATGGCGCGAGGAGGGTCGCGCCGTTCTTTTGCGCCAATTCAATCATTTGTTGTGCTTTGGCGAGGGAGTTTGCAAACGGGCGGTTGATGAGGTTCGGCAAACCCGCTTCGAGATACGGTTCATGGAGGATGTGGTTCCATGGGTGATTATAGTAACCACCAGAGATCACGCCGTCTACCTTCCCCAACATATCGTCAAAATTCTTGACGACTTCGCAGCCATAAGGTTCAGCAACCGCTTTTGCCTTTTCGTATTCAATATCCCAACAGTGGGTGATCCGCATTCCCGTAAACGGAGTATCTTTCTCACCAGGACGCGGATTGATGTGCGGTGCCCACAACGGCATGTGTGAATATGAATCTACGTTCAGAAATCCAACACGGAAAGGTTCAGAGTTAGGTGCTTGCATGACTATCTCCTTTGAATGGCTGTCGGTAGTCAGCCATCGGCAATCAGGAATAAGACGGGACCTTAAACAAAAACCCTCTTTGCTGACTGCTGATTGCTAATGGCTATCTACATTGAAACCCACGTTGATCCGTTTTCACAAGATTCAACTGTTTTGTAGATGAACTGCATACCCCGCAATCCGTCATAGACCGTCGGAAAATCGTATGCCTCGGTATCCATAGGATCGCCATCAATGTATCGGCGAATGGCTTCGACAACGCCAACATAAATCGTCGCAAACGCTTCCAAGTACCCTTCGGGATGCCCGGTCGGGATACGTGCACCTGCCGCCGCGGCTTCGGATAGATAGCCTTGACCGCGGGTCAGCGTTTGTCTCGGTTCACCGTAACGATAGAGTTCAAGATAGTTCGGATTCTCTTGCGCCCATTTCACCGCGCCCTGTTCGGCATTCCAGTAGCAATCTGACTAATGCTTAAAACGCCTTTACCACCACCTTGGAGACGGAGTAAAGCGTTGACATCCTCATCCAGGACTCTGTCGGGAAGGAAAGTACTCTTGTCGGCACAAAGCTCAACGATCGGATCGCCAGTGACGTATTCAAGCAGGTTCACGCAGTGTGTGCCGACATCACCCATCGTGCCACCGATACCTGACTGTGCTGGATCGACACGCCACGCCGCTTGTTTCTGACCGAGTTTCTCGTGCGGGACCATCAGGAAGTCCTGAAGGTATTCGACGATGACCTTACGGATTGGTCCCATTGAGCCTTCAGCGAACAACGCCCGCGCATGCCGCACGAGCGGATGTCCTGTATAATTGTGTGTCAACGCAAAAACAAGTCCCAAATCTTCGACGAGTTTTACAAGTGCCTCGGCTTCATCGAGATTGTAAGTCATCGGCTTATCGCAGACGACGTGGAAACCCGCGTCCAAAAACGTCTTTGCAATTTCAAAGTGGGAGATATTTGGTGTGACGATGCTGACAAAGTCGATACGCTCGTCTTCGGAGAGTGCTGCTTCGGCTGCCGCCATTTCCGCGTAGCTGCTGTAGCAACGGTTCGGATCGAGATACAACTCTGCCCCAGTGGTTCGTGTATTCTCTGGGTCGCGTGAGAAACATCCGGCAACGACTTCAATTTGCTGATCGAGTGTGGCAGCGATTCGATGGACACCGCCAATAAACGCGCCCTGTCCGCCACCGACCATGCCCATTCGTAATTTTCGATTCCAAGATTCCATAATACTTTACTCCAAATAGGATTTTAAAAATATCTACCTCGTTCCTCAACCGTAGCCTGCAACACCGGCGCAGGCGAATTTAAGGGATGTCCGTCAAAGTTCNNNNNNNNNNNNNNNNNNNNNNNNNNNNNNNNNNNNNNNNACACCGGCGCAGGCGAATTTAAGGGATGTCCGTCAAAGTTCTAATCAATGTCATTCCTCCGCAAGGAAAAATTAAAAATTTTTAACTCAAGCCGAGAATATCCCGATTCCGTGCCGTGTCGGTCTCTCCGCCTGCGAAATCATCAAAGGCGACATCGGTCGTTTCGATGATGTGTTTAGCGATAAACGGTGCTCCCTCTGCCGCGCCTTGTTCTGGACTTTTCACGCAGCACTCCCATTCCAGGACTGCCCAACTGTCGTAACCCGCTTCGGTCAGGAGTGTGAACACTTGTGTGAAATCCACTTGTCCATCGCCAAGCGAACGGAATCTCCCCGCACGTCCAGCCCATGATTGATAACCACCGTATACACCAACCCGACCTGTCGGACGGAATTCGGCATCTTTAACGTGAAACCCCTTGATACGTTCGCTGTAAAGTCGGATGAAGTCGATATAGTCGAGTTGTTGAAGGAGAAAGTGGCTGGGGTCGTAGTTGAGACAAGCGGCAGGATGGTTGTCCGTGTAATCTAAGAACATCTCGTAGGTCGCGCCATCGTAAATGTCCGAACCCGGGTGGAGTTCGTAAGCGAAGACCTGACCGTTAGCGTGTGCCAGATCCAGAAGTGGCAGCCAGCGTGCGGCGAGTTCTTTGAACGCCTCTTCAATAATTCCATCGGGACGTTGGGGCCACGGATAGACGGTGTGCCACGCGAAACCGCCTGAAAGCACCGGGATAACATCCAGTCCCATATTCACCGAAGCGTGGATACATTTCGTTAATTCCTCTGTCGCCCACGCTGTCCTTTCTGCTCCTCGCAAACCGGGCGGATGGAATGCCTCAAACATAACTTCATACGCAGGATGCACAGCCAAAACCTGTCCAGCGAGGTAGCCAGCGACCTCTGTCGCTGCAAGCCCCATCTCATTGAGCGTCCCTTTGAATTCATCGCAATAGGCTTTGGATTCAGCGGCTTTTCCGATGTCAATGACGCGATCGTCCCAATTGGGAATTTGGACACCTTTGTACCCCAAACCTGCAACCCATTTTCCGATATTTTCCATCGTATCGTATGGTGCTTCATCCCGCATGAATTGGGCGAGAAAGATAGCTGGACCTTTGATTTTCGGCATTGTTCCTGTGCTCCTGTATTTGTGTGTAAACGCTAACAATGTAAGCGGTAAAGTTTATATTGCATTAACCGCGACGTTCATC
The genomic region above belongs to Candidatus Poribacteria bacterium and contains:
- a CDS encoding Gfo/Idh/MocA family oxidoreductase, yielding MQAPNSEPFRVGFLNVDSYSHMPLWAPHINPRPGEKDTPFTGMRITHCWDIEYEKAKAVAEPYGCEVVKNFDDMLGKVDGVISGGYYNHPWNHILHEPYLEAGLPNLINRPFANSLAKAQQMIELAQKNGATLLAPSSHEHNDAISRAKAWASDKQIVCYTATNSFDDYPTHGIHGLYMVCKAVAEAGNPVMSVAYQADSWHSPPGVLTFEHVDSEGRQFYGTLHQVSGSWGTVQIHTQEAYGGENFRIHTGTGYPFDKTEIWLPTIWAFQNMALHNEMPQTFDEILHKTNVFLAGWKSVLENADVAEEWEAPAELPNHPDHDTVSLFQKKFGDA
- a CDS encoding sugar phosphate isomerase/epimerase, whose translation is MPKIKGPAIFLAQFMRDEAPYDTMENIGKWVAGLGYKGVQIPNWDDRVIDIGKAAESKAYCDEFKGTLNEMGLAATEVAGYLAGQVLAVHPAYEVMFEAFHPPGLRGAERTAWATEELTKCIHASVNMGLDVIPVLSGGFAWHTVYPWPQRPDGIIEEAFKELAARWLPLLDLAHANGQVFAYELHPGSDIYDGATYEMFLDYTDNHPAACLNYDPSHFLLQQLDYIDFIRLYSERIKGFHVKDAEFRPTGRVGVYGGYQSWAGRAGRFRSLGDGQVDFTQVFTLLTEAGYDSWAVLEWECCVKSPEQGAAEGAPFIAKHIIETTDVAFDDFAGGETDTARNRDILGLS